The Hippocampus zosterae strain Florida chromosome 11, ASM2543408v3, whole genome shotgun sequence genome includes the window GTTGTTTGACAAATGGAAGACTTGTACCTCCAAAAGGACACAACATTTTGGCTCTCCTTTTTACTGTCTATCTGAAATGGTAGACCAGCCccagtgttgcaaaaaaaaaaaagtgtctttcaaGTCAGGAGACACTCCAGCTAAGCATTATAGAATATGGATGACTGGAACAATTAATTAACCCCAAATGGCTGACTTACAGTAAGTGCATATCATGAGGAATTTAATTACTGTATTTCCTAATACTCAGCAGTGAGCAGTAATTGCAGAGAGAACCGAAAAGGTCATCCCCACATTTTGTAACATCTGTGTTGCCGTTTTGGTGAGCAACAGATTCTGCAAATATCAGCAGCAAACCCCCATAATGACCGTGTTAACAATAATGGCAACAAAAGTAGCCTCAGGCTGTGGGAAGAGAGCTCTCGAGTATTAAAAGGCCACAGGTCATTGTGTGGAGAATAcaggaaaattgtaaaaatcAATCAGCAAAGATTGGTATTTACAGGTGTTatgtttattaaaaatacaCTGCATTCTACATACGCTTTGTCCAAATATCACATTGAGATAGAATGACTTCTGCAGCGAATGCCATAGAAGAATGACATATTTGGTGAAGTAAAGTGAACAATGAATATGAAATCGAATGAAGAGTTTTGCAGCGAATGCCATGGAGGAATAAGATATTTGGTGAAGTTAAGTGAACAATGAATATCACAATTCCATATGGGCTCATAGCAAACAAAAGAGCTGCAATGGAAAAGGTGAAGAATATCATTGGAGCTGAAAGATGATGACAGCTACATAGAAAATGTCTCTGCCGTTTGTTTGTATTAGAAAACTCCCATTTTCCTCTCCAACATTTCCAACGGCCATTTGTGATCGAAATtcttttgccgttttttttttaaatacactttaaCCTCAACAGTTCACAATTTGTCGCAAAATGAATAGAGCTCAGCACGGTGTTTTGCAGAGTAATTTCAATCGCTTCGAAAAGAAGAGCAAATTGTCTATCACGATAACTCCGGAAAGACTATATGCCGACGGACGTAATTATTTCAGAtcaaaatgaaatcaacatTATGATTACTAATCATATAAATATCACAATATTCAGTGCTATTTTGAACAGAGAATAAATTAGGTAATAAAACTCTATATACATAACACTGTACATCACACCACAGCCAGAGACGATGCGTTTTCCAACATATTCCAGATAGCATAAATTAAAATCAACCGCAGGCACTAATGGCAACCGCAAGACCTCACCACCATATTTCGATACTTTTTGAGAATGACGTTTGAGCTGTCATCAAAGTAAAGCACCGAAATAGCATTGAGTTTGGTCGGGGCGCAGCACGGCTTTGGCACATTGTCAGGAAACATTAAATGGACCTATAAAAGACAGCAAATAAAGTGGGCTTCAGAAGAGGTAAgaatgttgtcattttgcaaATGAATTACGGCGGCGGCAAACATAGCGGTGACATTTACGCTGACAGTGTTTGCCCTAAAGGTGTGGAATGAAGTTGAGTGAGAACTTACCAGAGTTTGGACAATTGCATGATTGGTTGCGTTCATGTGTGCGTTGAGCGGAAATGAACATTCACCGTCACAGTAAAAAGCGGCATAGCCTTCAGGCGCTATAATCCAATCCTGCAGCGAAATGAGAGCGGTTATCTCATTTGATCACTGGTGACAAAATAACCACTGTTGACTGCGCTGAAAATGGTTTTGTCTTACCTGCCAACCCAAGTCACGAAAGCTGACATAAAGCTCGTGCTTCTTGCAGGCTTGCTTTTGTTCACTTGTGTTATAATCTGAAATataaattgtttgttgttgttgttgtttgcttctttgtttttaaagcaggaCATATACAACAAAAAGCAATTAGCACAACTGATGAGACTTACAGCTACAGTCAGGAACAACACTTCTCCCATCGAGCCATCAAAATGAACTTCAGCTGTTATTTTAAGTTCCAATTGAAGCAtgttgttgctttaaaaaacatttggtgCATGAAGTTGTCAAGCTTGGAAGGGTGGGCCTTTGGACAAATGCCAATTTTATGACTCCATATGTGTCGGGTGCAATACAACTTTAACCCATTTTGTACGCACATGACCTGTTAAGCGACTGCAGACGAGTCATTTCTTTTCACACGAGGCGATAGTGGCATCAAAAGAGTGAAATACTGTTTtgtgcaaaatgtgaaaaattgaTGTTGGCCGCCCCAACTCAAACTGATATCATCATCTAGGCCGTTTCGACACTGCACATGCACTCGTCAATGGAGGAAGCACACATGCATATACTTACTCTCCTTATGTAAGGACGTCAACAACATACAGTGGTGAGAATGTGTTTTGGAGTTATAATAACTTACATCTGCAGGATTTTGTATCGGTAAGCGGCCCTTCTTGTATGAGTTTGAGTTTGAGGCTGATTATCAAATGTCAAAATCTTTACGAAATACGCATTACATGGAACTCATCGGTGCAACTCAGCCAACAAACCGCACTATGTGCGAGCCAGCCTCTCCTGTAGTTACTTCTTAGCATGTTGCTGTTGGCAACAGTAAAGTAACCGGTGCTGAGTGGTTAGGCCCAACAAAGCCTTCTCTGTTGGCCTATATATTAGAAGTTGTACATTTAAAACTTCAATTCTAGTATTTGTCCCATAAAACAGTATTACTTCTTCTCTTCATTCCATGGTGTCTCCGTTGGCTGCACTGCTTCCACGATATGTGTGGATGGtagaatttttttgtttctatgtATTTTTTGgacaatcagatttcagcgtCTATGCATTACTATGTCCATCTAATTTGCCCAGGTCCTTCAGAATCAATAGTGTCGGCtgatgggttgttttttttattgttgttgttttttttgagaGGACATTGAGGGCCActacagcaaagtggagactggtgACTATATATAATCCTGCAACATCCAGAGCAAAGGCGGAGCAACATGGTAAGATAACGTCAACATGTCAGCTTGAAACATTAGAATACGGCTGACCGGGTTTCAAAAATGCTAGGTGTTAGTGGCTTGTTTTGCCAATGGAAAAGCGTCATCACAAGCAGATTAGCGAGTGCCAATTGTGTACCGTGTACCTCCAGTTTTCGGTGCCCTTGATGATTCCTGTTGATGGGTTGATTTATTGCGGTtgtggtttttctttttcccaccGGCGGCTCTGACGGAGCGAAGCAACACCCCGCTGGCCTTGAAGAAAGCAACCAGGAAGGGCTGCTGGGACTGAGGCCCATTGCGCCCCACAATGCCGGCGGACTTCATGTTGATACTGCGGCCTTCAAAACATCACAATGACAACATATGTAGAGGACGAGAGAAGGAAGGAGAAGGACAATCCATTGGCCTGTTAACATAATGAGGCAGTACATGTGTTGCATGTTAAACGTACTCTAAACATTAGAGGCGTTTCCAAAAACACTAGGGACGGTCTGACTGACGTTTAAACAATACATGTTCATTCGTGTGATTGCCATTTGAATCGGTCTATGAAGGCAGAGGATTATCCTCGCAGCTGCCTTTCAGATTTTGATGAATCATATTTCTATCACATCTTTGTATTACTTTCTGCTAGATCCTACTGCAtgcggaatgtttttttttctgtttttgcttcCTCTTTATACTCATGCCGTGTCGAGTTGAGATCGTTTCTTTGCTTCAGCTCCTTGCACATTATTAACAAGATGCTTTCAAAAGATAGTTTAAAAGTAAACATCAAAACTTCATTTATTATGAGGGGGCACGGGGGTGGAAGATGACCTTGACATACCATCTAAAGTCTCCACACATAGTTGGAGGCCCAGATTCTGCTGTGGGTTCATCACCCAGTGGTTACTGGTAGCCGTTATGTCAAACACCAGCCAACCGCCGTCAGATGCTTGGACCCTTTTGGAGTCGAGCAAGAAGGTCTCCGCATCTCTGCAGATGAAAGCACAACTATTCACCACCAGAACTTAATGAATGCATACACTTTGAAATGACTTACAACCCCTTCTGCAGTTTGAAAGGGCCGTTTGAGGTTCGTTATCAAGTTTCACTCGTTGTGCTTTTCAGCATCAGCTCCGCTCAGTCGGTAAAATGAACGCGGGCACTTATTTGCTGCATTACAAACAAATTACTAAACACTTGGGCTCGCCTCGGCTCCAAAGTAAATCAAAACTTTCTGTGTACCTCGGTATTGCAAAGCCTTAATAGGCGCACGCAGACAAAAAGAAACCATATGGGTCTTTGAAGGTATTCTCGTGAAGGATCGGGGAGGCCAGCAGAAGTCACAAAGCAACAGATAAATGAAGTAACAGAGACTTGCAGGATCACTAATGGATGCCTGAGGTCCTACTCTCCAAAAGGAGCCAAAAGCCACGTTCCGTGTTTCAGAGTCTCCATCTCCTCAAACTGATAACCTCTTAAAACTATCTTCCTAGAAAGTACCTCTAACATTGAAACCAAAAGATGCAcggtccatttttttccccactttgttttgtttgaaagcTTTGCGCTGCATCCATGATtgattgcagagctgtgtgGTGAAGCGTGACAGTCAGAAAGAAACACGGTTTTTCCACATGGCCCCAAAAGTTCAAGAGTTAGTCACGTGTTTATTACAGGTGTAATAAAAGCCAACCTCATGAGGAATTCCACATAAATGTACAGTAGTGAACCTAAATCATGTGCCAATTCAGAGCGCACGTGTTGTACAACTGCAGTAGTCCTTGCATTCAACCATCTCAGTGCACTCAAGGAGAGACCTCAAACTCTCTCTCAGGGGACTGAGGCGACCGTGATGTCTATCAGTTGCAACCCCCCCATCTACAAAAAGATTTACCCCAAGATTTCGTCTTATCATGAAACAGAAATTTCCATTGCATTTTGTTTCGTATCTCACTTTTTAATTGTTACAGGTGAATGTTACAGGTTTTAATCTTCAATCCAGCCTCAGCTGTCAGCGAATGCCTTTTTTGGGTGTTTCTGGATTCATTCCAATTGTATGTGTGCTAACATTAGCTAGCAAGGCATATAAttcatatgattttttaaaatttatctGGCATCAAAATATTAATGTAGGTCACTGTGCACTGTACATAGTGCATCGTTTTCTATTAGTCCCAATCAGCACTAAATTAACTCATTTTCTGCAGTGTATTTTCACAGGTCCCCTCTCAAGGTAGTGACCAAAAATCAATCGGTTGAAATAATTTTATTAGGTTTtacaagatattttattttttcccagtaCACGTAACTAACTCGAATTCTGTTTTTAATGTATGATATTCACATGTATGCAAAACAATGCTATGTCAAAGTACCATATTTTTGGGAcgataaatcacattttttttcgtaGTTTGGCTGGTCAtaagacatacagtataatcaAGTGTGTCTGTTCGGACAGGCAGTGTGTACTCCACTCCCATTAATTTCTGAACGCTGCCTatgttataaaaaaaatcagtatctCGTGATTGAAGCATTTCCATCCGTACTACTTGACTCAGTGGGCTGCGTCACTCTGAATAAAACCAAAAGGCACATTCGAACAATGCTCGAAGTTCCCCCACACTCGGTGCGTTTTTCAGAACGCACCCACAATTAGAGAACGGGTATGTTGGGTACGGGACTCAGCTCTACTGTTCTTGCTGAACCTCACCACcctgaaaatgcaatttattgtCTGGAGcgactcatgttttttttttccttcttcatgaattttttgactggtgcgacttatacagTCTGAAAAATACCGTAAAACAACACATAATAAGTATAGGTTAGTAGTTTGGGTGTCCACTGTGACAAAATGTTGGCCCTTTGGGTACTTTAAAATACCGTATGGACTTTTAACCACTGATAATTGCATCAGTCACTGAACCCTGACTGGCCTTTTAACGTTTCTTTTTTGAGGAAACTCAGCAGCTCCGGTTTATCTTGACAAATACCAGCTGCAGCGAGTCACTTGAAACGAGTGGCCTTCTGGGGCTTTTAGGAATGAATGCAATCCACGTTTGTCAAAAACCTAAGTCAGCTTTAGAAAAGAGGAAAGGTGGTAAAATCCTGTTAAAACAGGGGATTAATCTTTAATAAATGCATCAATTTTTCAGTTTCACAATGACATTCAAAATGATTCTACACTTTGGAAGGCTAAAAGGTTTACTTGATTTGGCCTTTATACTGTACACCAAGAGAgtgaatttgaaataaaactgaTACTGTATAACTGAAGGGTAGACTCATCTTTAAAAGTAAAAGTTGGAATTGAGAAACAAAGTCAATTATGCAGATTATCTCAAACTCCAAGCAACCAAAATTCTTAGCAGCCAATGACTGCTTTAAGTTAGGAACCCATTCAATTGCCACCGTCAAGTGAATTTTATTCCTTGAGGTGTGTTGGATTGCACATTACTGGCAGTACCACTCCCCACCAGTAGAGAGCATCAGTGTGTAAGGGACTGGGAGCAGACTACGAAGAAGCTGAGAGAGTGACCTGCGAAAAGTTCAGAGCAAAGAACGAAGGAATGAAGGGAACAGTTTGCTACAGAGATATGTAGGCGAGTGCTGAATATAAAGACCTGAGTTACAATACTATGATTAAAAGTGACTCAACGGTTCATGGGCTCTCCTGATCAGTCACCAACTCAACAAGGTGCTTTTCCAAAGCCTTGACTGcagttcatatatatatatatatatatatatatatatatatatatatagatagatagatagatagatagatagatagatagatagatagatagatagatagatagatagatagatagatagatagatagatagatagatagatagatagatagatagatagatagatagatagatagatagatagatagatagatagatagatagatatagatatagatacagatATAtatttagagctgtcagtttagtgcgtttttattggcattaatttaaatgaattttaacgggattaaaaattttctcgcgagattaacgcggcacacgtcacaagcggatgttacgttgctctataaatacaccagaaacaaaacaacaagcgcgctgcagaagtccacgcccatgtctgttttgccagccacggctgtgcgagacaccgaaaactgatacttaaagtgtttatgaatggaaagtttacatttaaaaagtcaccatattgctccactgacaagacaaaagttatctgttcttctctctctctctgtatcatacaggtattcgctgtatgccactgatgcgattgttacttgtttggaactattttgtgtggaaggttacagtgtgctgtgtccatataaataaagcgggtggagctactctgtgttcgtctgacagtgacagtgcgctacagtggtagcgacctagcgaaagtaaaaggtctccattgttgtcatcgaaccaagtgtagtcattcgaaatgaggtctacacaatatcgtagagagacttccacgcaagaaggaccaacacaataaacatagcctgactgtgttagagggagtgaccaccccctttcagaatggtttgctcctgcagcacaggggaagtgcgtgtgcttgtttgtacggccggcagtttccaatacagcggcacataatgaacactggtgtccggtgtctgtTATTCgttaacaaacatacagaaacataGATGATGAAAAGATGTGGAAAAGTTCAAAGGAAAGGAATGCGGATGACTACATTGAAATGCTCGTCAAATGGCTTGTGGGTTTGCTTGTACACTCCATATAGAGTCGATGAAGCTTTCGCAGCAGTATCCTCAAAAGTCGACGCAAAttaccgagttaaaaaaaaaaaaaagcaaacaaacaacaacattttctcAAATTGATTGGCTCACGGACTCTAACATACATCATCCTTACTTAATATTTCCAGGTACCAccatttagaatttttttttctcagtttgtgTGATCGACTTCCAGTGTGGTTTATGTGATTTGGGTTTCAGTAACACAACCTGCAATAGCCTACACCCTGTGAAAACAAATATGCCAACATAAACCTTTCCCCTTTAAGACGGTGGAGTTTATTGACTCTGGCCTATTCAAAGCCCTCGAGGGTCATATCTCCCTTTCGAtcacccacactttttttttttcagcaggcaGTGCATTCAGCTATGTCACCATTTAAACTTCCGTTATATAGTGGAAACAGGCAGGTATAGTGGGTATAACAGTGACCGCGGGGAGCACTATGGAAGCCCCCGAACCCTCTGATAGGGGCCCCTGCGGTTTTGTCTGGGACTCGGCCAACCAAGCAAGAAACACAAGACGAGTGAT containing:
- the bmp5 gene encoding bone morphogenetic protein 5 yields the protein MSNMSPRSRAVLGLTWSCLTFLSCAHCAFSDNHVHSSFIYRKLRNHERREIQREILSILGLPHRPRPFSPGKQASSAPLFMLDLYNAMAVEEEGVPQGAGKSHIAKTQGHSRKGYYSPQHVGYSRVAQSYRAAPLLGQSPALSIAHDNHFLNDADMVMSFVNIVEKDKDFSHQRRHYKEFRFDLTQILDGEAVTAAEFRIYKDRSHGRFDNLTLKVTIHQVIQEFPNKDAETFLLDSKRVQASDGGWLVFDITATSNHWVMNPQQNLGLQLCVETLDGRSINMKSAGIVGRNGPQSQQPFLVAFFKASGVLLRSVRAAGGKKKNHNRNKSTHQQESSRAPKTGDYNTSEQKQACKKHELYVSFRDLGWQDWIIAPEGYAAFYCDGECSFPLNAHMNATNHAIVQTLVHLMFPDNVPKPCCAPTKLNAISVLYFDDSSNVILKKYRNMVVRSCGCH